In the Telopea speciosissima isolate NSW1024214 ecotype Mountain lineage chromosome 2, Tspe_v1, whole genome shotgun sequence genome, one interval contains:
- the LOC122650559 gene encoding uncharacterized protein LOC122650559 — translation MGPFPASFGNEYILVAVDYVSEWVEAKAMKTNDDKVVTSFIQEYIFSHFGFPRAIISDGGYHFRHWRLEALLKKYSSTHKVATPYHPQTSGQVKAGSTRRLQLSELEELRNDAYESSRKLRSRWDGPFVALSVAPHGAIEIRNPHNGNTFKVNGQRLKPYVDGLADGQLIKSLDLVDVDYDHASDGLS, via the exons ATGGGTCCATTTCCTGCCTCATTCGGTAATGAGTATATTCTTGTGGCAGTTGATTATGTTTCGGAATGGGTAGAAGCCAAGGCTATGAAGACCAATGACGATAAGGTGGTTACGTCTTTTATTCAGGAGTACATCTTTAGCCATTTTGGATTTCCCAGGGCCATCATTAGTGATGGTGGCTATCATTTTAGACATTGGAGGTTAGAGGCTTTACTGAAGAAGTACTCTAGTACCCACAAAGTAGCCACCCCTTATCATCCCCAAACATCTGGTCAGGTGAAG GCTGGTTCCACTCGCCGTCTCCAGTTATCTGAATTGGAGGAGTTGCGCAATGATGCCTATGAGAGCTCAC GGAAattgagatctcggtgggatGGGCCTTTTGTGGCTCTATCTGTTGCACCTCATGGTGCTATTGAGATAAGGAATCCACATAATGGGAACACTTTTAAGGTTAACGGTCAAAGACTGAAACCCTATGTTGATGGCCTTGCTGATGGCCAATTAATTAAGTCTTTAGACCTAGTGGATGTGGATTATGATCATGCTTCTGATGGACTATCCTGA